A single Stigmatopora argus isolate UIUO_Sarg chromosome 7, RoL_Sarg_1.0, whole genome shotgun sequence DNA region contains:
- the crtac1a gene encoding cartilage acidic protein 1a — MRTTSLLILLIGLWEQAHAQSGAPMFQEVTQTMLPPESNSAQLNYGMAVTDVDGDGDLEVVVAGYNGPNLVLKYDRTQNILVNIAVDDSTSPYYALRDVAGNSIGVTACDVDGDGREEIYFLNTNNAYSGRATYFDKLFKFRNGRFEDLLSDEVNVRRGVANRIAGRSVACVDRKGTGRYAVYVANYASGNIGPHALLEMDTTASDVARGIIALSNVAATAGVNKLTGGRGVVVGPIISDTRSDVFCDNENGPNFLFKNNQDGTFTDVAKKSGVEDRSQHGRGVALADFNGDGKTDIVYGNWNGPHRLYLQGSNSNFRNIATAGFASPSPIRTVIAADFDNDRTLEVFFNNIAYRGNSPNRLFSVSRRANADPLIQELNVGDAAEPQGTGTGGTVTDLDGDGLLDLLLAHGESAAQPISVFKVTQGSTNKWLRVIPRTQFGSYARGAKVTVFTKESGAHMRIIDGGSGYLCEMEPVAHFGLGNDDVTVLEVSWPDSRFVTRVVQPTEMKTVVEILYPGDTEISTLDNSTECGKGFTVINGRCAGN; from the exons ATGAGGACTACAAGTTTATTGATCCTCCTGATTGGACTCTGGGAACAAGCCCACGCTCAGAGCGGTGCACCAATGTTCCAGGAAGTTACACAGACCATGCTTCCTCCTGAGAGCAATTCAGCACAGCTCAACTATGGAATGGCAGTAACAGACGTAGATGGTGATGGTGATCTTGAAGTGGTCGTGGCCGG ATACAACGGACCTAACCTGGTGCTGAAATATGACCGCACTCAGAATATATTGGTAAACATTGCTGTCGATGATAGTACCTCACCATACTACGCCCTGAGAGATGTAGCTGGGAACTCTATTGGAGTCACAgcctgtgatgtggatggagaTGGACGGGAAGAAATCTACTTCCTCAACACAAATAATGCCTACTCTG GACGGGCCACTTATTTTGACAAGCTCTTCAAATTCCGTAACGGTCGCTTTGAGGATCTGCTCAGCGATGAAGTCAATGTGCGTCGTGGTGTGGCTAACAGAATAGCGGGACGTTCTGTGGCATGTGTTGACAGAAAG ggaacaGGCCGCTACGCAGTGTATGTGGCAAACTATGCCAGTGGCAACATTGGGCCCCATGCACTTTTAGAGATGGACACGACTGCTAGTGACGTGGCAAGAGGGATAATTGCTCTGTCTAATGTTGCTGCCACAGCCGGAGTCAACAAGCTCACAG GTGGACGTGGCGTTGTGGTCGGGCCCATCATCAGTGATACAAGGTCTGATGTTTTCTGTGACAATGAAAATGGACCCAACTTCTTGTTCAAAAACAACCAAGATGGGACTTTCACTGATGTTGCCAAAAAGTCAG GCGTGGAAGACAGAAGCCAACATGGGAGAGGAGTAGCACTGGCTGATTTCAATGGCGATGGAAAGACCGACATTGTATACGGCAATTGGAATGGCCCCCACAGGCTTTACCTGCAGGGCAGCAACTCTAATTTCAGG AATATTGCAACTGCAGGATTTGCATCCCCCTCCCCCATTCGGACGGTGATAGCAGCTGACTTTGATAATGACAGGACACTTGAGGTGTTTTTCAACAATATTGCCTACAGGGGCAATTCACCTAATAGACTCTTCAG TGTCTCAAGACGAGCCAATGCTGACCCTTTAATCCAGGAACTCAATGTTGGAGATGCTGCAGAGCCTCAAGGCACAGGAACAG GTGGCACTGTCACTGATCTGGATGGAGACGGACTGTTGGATCTTCTACTGGCCCATGGAGAAAGTGCGGCGCAACCAATCTCGGTCTTCAAAGTCACACAG GGATCAACAAATAAATGGCTTCGGGTCATCCCTCGTACCCAATTTGGCTCATATGCGAGGGGTGCGAAGGTAACAGTTTTCACCAAGGAGAGTGGCGCTCACATGCGCATCATTGATGGAGGATCTGGGTACCTGTGTGAAATGGAACCTGTGGCCCACTTTGGTTTAG GAAATGACGATGTGACTGTGCTGGAGGTCTCTTGGCCCGACAGTCGCTTCGTCACACGGGTCGTTCAGCCTACTGAAATGAAAACAGTGGTGGAAATATTGTATCCCGGGGACACAGAAATCAGCACGCTTGACAATAGCACTGAG TGTGGTAAAGGATTCACTGTGATAAATGGCCGCTGTGCag gCAACTGA
- the golga7ba gene encoding golgin A7 family, member Ba isoform X1, translating to MATEFHNLQELRHSASLANKVFIQRDYTEGTTCRFQTKFPSELETRIERTLFEDTVKSLNNYYTEAEKIGGQSYLEGCLACATAYLIFLCLETRYEKVLKKISKYIQEQNEKIYAPRGLLITDPIERGMRVIEISIYEDRGSSRCSSGSSSVSSSTAR from the exons ATGGCGACTGAG TTCCACAACCTACAGGAATTGAGGCATAGTGCGTCCCTGGCCAACAAAGTCTTCATCCAGAGGGATTACACTGAAGGCACCACTTGCAGGTTCCAGACAAAGTTCCCTTCTGAACTGGAGACCAGG ATTGAGCGGACTCTCTTCGAAGACACAGTGAAGAGCCTGAACAACTACTACACGGAAGCAGAGAAGATCGGAGGCCAGTCCTACCTGGAAGGCTGCTTGGCTTGTGCTACAGCATATCTCATCTTCCTCTGCTTAGAGACACGATATGAGAAG GTATTAAAAAAGATTTCCAAGTACATTCAAGAGCAGAATGAAAAGATCTATGCTCCCCGGGGTCTTCTTATTACTGATCCCATAGAGAGGGGAATGCGAGTT ATTGAGATTTCTATCTACGAAGACAGGGGCTCCAGCCGCTGCAGCTCTGGGAGTAGTTCTGTGTCCAGCAGTACAGCACGATGA
- the golga7ba gene encoding golgin A7 family, member Ba isoform X2: MFHNLQELRHSASLANKVFIQRDYTEGTTCRFQTKFPSELETRIERTLFEDTVKSLNNYYTEAEKIGGQSYLEGCLACATAYLIFLCLETRYEKVLKKISKYIQEQNEKIYAPRGLLITDPIERGMRVIEISIYEDRGSSRCSSGSSSVSSSTAR; the protein is encoded by the exons ATG TTCCACAACCTACAGGAATTGAGGCATAGTGCGTCCCTGGCCAACAAAGTCTTCATCCAGAGGGATTACACTGAAGGCACCACTTGCAGGTTCCAGACAAAGTTCCCTTCTGAACTGGAGACCAGG ATTGAGCGGACTCTCTTCGAAGACACAGTGAAGAGCCTGAACAACTACTACACGGAAGCAGAGAAGATCGGAGGCCAGTCCTACCTGGAAGGCTGCTTGGCTTGTGCTACAGCATATCTCATCTTCCTCTGCTTAGAGACACGATATGAGAAG GTATTAAAAAAGATTTCCAAGTACATTCAAGAGCAGAATGAAAAGATCTATGCTCCCCGGGGTCTTCTTATTACTGATCCCATAGAGAGGGGAATGCGAGTT ATTGAGATTTCTATCTACGAAGACAGGGGCTCCAGCCGCTGCAGCTCTGGGAGTAGTTCTGTGTCCAGCAGTACAGCACGATGA